A DNA window from Salvelinus alpinus chromosome 39, SLU_Salpinus.1, whole genome shotgun sequence contains the following coding sequences:
- the LOC139566886 gene encoding lysine-specific demethylase 2A-like isoform X4, producing MGFKGYTAAEHIERSGTRRRYHDDGISDDEIEGKRTFDLEEKLRSERFTSDRVKRMEGKDLTFEYIQRGGLRDPIIFEKPDGLGIKMPDPDFSVNDVKIFVGSRRMIDVMDVSTQKGIEMSMAQWRRYYETPPSQRDKLYNVISLEFSHTKLENLVQRPTSVDIIDWVDNMWPRHLKERQRDSTNSITDMQYPKVQKYCLMSVQGCYTDFHIDFGGSSVWYHILRGGKVFWLIPPTPQNLELYEDWVLSGKQGDIFLGDKAQDCQRIELKQGYTFMIPSGWIHAVYTPVDTLVFGGNFLHSFNIPMQLNIYSIEDRTRVPAKFRYPFYYEMCWYVLERYLFSLTNTSYLTPDFQKHSLGIGLTRDPSTCESVNGHTQKEDEEEAPPTRGSKPGVKVHLTPFELEGLWNLLGKLESLPSQKNCVPAGIHNAPALLHDIRALLKEHANDIPKLSYTGKPIVKWPTRPSWYQPPPPPPPVARPKLSATVVTPRPQKPASSMSVLRRRRVRCKRCEACVRTECGDCNFCRDMKKFGGPGKLKQTCVLRQCLAPGLPLSVVCELCGEGNQEGGEGPVFALTLMECSNCAQIAHPACLKVTGEGVVNTDLPSCWECPKCVLGITDTESSGTDDDDDSGASVGLGAGASPLSPAALSSSQGPLGVSMEPGSAPGLGDEGWGRALLLHPGLVPNPPSSSWSSEAPLPSPGQLLPQQRGLKRAGRWASGRRKRVKGDKNKMLHAKRKSSSYLDGRIAKIYRRRDDDDDSGSDDDDDDDEDDDDDDEGSRGGGGGAGRKMSGPRPRGSGSASRRGYGTGRRGIWRGSSHRGAGRGSGLAPHSSLKMRRGRGGLGVGRGDREGGRRERGGRVRLRGGTRMQRRRDESEDDDDDDDDDEDDDSEEDPQHHHRQRRRRRRTDDEEDDEEDSSARDLEGEDEDVDDEDEDEEDDENQSDSEPEPPVLLVSDLNDDFLNGSYLTVTLQRPPRAKRHPGSIVPKLEAAMSPRTHGGGPGYVQHKTLGKTRHKNGTVAAGNGLAQPAKNPVGRPPRHRINNPHGDTADRERERDTASPSSSDSSASPTPPPHSSHSPSSLLSLPSFKDVGNEKGGEKEVWVAVFRYLSRAELASCMTVCKAWYKWSCDKRLWSGVDVSRCPSLSSQALQGIIKRQPTSLDLSWTPVSKKQITLLIHRLPGLKELMIAGCSWSSMSALSTPSLPCLRTLDLRWAEGVKDTQIRDLVTPPGCDSRSRLRGCVVLRLAGLDISDYTLRLILRHMPLLERLDLAHCRDLTDQSICLLTAAGTHTRNTLTEINLAGCNKLTDGCLAYLKRASGLALLDLRGCKGVTRQGCEGFISDLSHCVLFCMTEEKLIQRIS from the exons GCAGCAGGCGTATGATCGACGTGATGGATGTGAGCACTCAGAAGGGTATAGAGATGTCTATGGCCCAGTGGCGACGTTACTACGAGACGCCCCCCTCCCAGAGGGACAAACTCTACAACGTCATCAGCCTGGAGTTTAGCCACACCAAACTGGAGAACCTGGTCCAGAGGCCTACATCG GTGGACATCATCgactgggtggacaacatgtggCCTCGGCacctgaaggagagacagagagactccaCCAACTCCATCACAGACATGCAGTACCCCAAAGTGCAGAA GTACTGTCTAATGAGTGTGCAGGGCTGCTACACGGACTTCCACATTGACTTCGGAGGTTCCTCGGTCTGGTACCACATACTGCGGGGAGGCAAG GTGTTCTGGCTGATCCCGCCCACGCCTCAGAACCTGGAGCTGTATGAGGACTGGGTGTTGTCAGGGAAACAGGGAGACATCTTCCTGGGAGACAAGGCCCAGGACTGTCAGAGGATAGAGCTGAAGCAGGGCTATACCTTCATGATCCCTTCAG GTTGGATCCATGCGGTCTACACTCCAGTGGACACCCTGGTGTTTGGGGGGAACTTTCTCCACAGCTTCAATATCCCCATGCAACTCAACATCTACAGCATTGAGGACAGGACACGG GTACCAGCTAAGTTCCGTTACCCGTTCTACTATGAGATGTGTTGGTACGTGTTGGAGAGATACCTCTTCAGTCTGACCAACACCTCCTACCTCACGCCTGACTTCCAGAAACACTCCCTGGGCATCG gTCTTACCAGAGACCCCTCCACCTGTGAGTCGGTCAACGGCCACACCCagaaggaggatgaagaggaggctcCCCCGACGCGGGGCTCTAAGcccggggtgaaggttcacctgaCGCCCTTTGAGCTGGAGGGGCTGTGGAACCTGCTGGGGAAGCTGGAGTCACTGCCCTCACAGAAGAACTGTGTCCCGGCGGGCATACACAATGCTCCCGCGCTGCTGCACGACATCAGG GCCCTGCTGAAGGAGCATGCTAATGACATCCCCAAACTGTCCTACACTGGAAAGCCCATCGTCAAGTGGCCCACTAGG CCGTCGTGGTACcagcctcctccccctcctcccccggtGGCTCGTCCCAAGCTGTCTGCCACGGTGGTGACCCCGCGACCCCAGAAGCCCGCCTCCTCCATGTCCGTGCTGCGGCGGCGGCGTGTGCGGTGTAAGCGCTGCGAGGCGTGCGTCAGGACGGAGTGCGGGGACTGTAACTTCTGCAGGGACATGAAGAAGTTCGGCGGGCCGGGGAAACTCAAACAGACCTGCGTGCTCCGACAGTGTCTGGcg ccgGGTCTGCCCCTGTCAGTGGTGTGTGAGCTCTGTGGAGAGGGGaaccaggagggaggagaggggccaGTCTTCGCCCTCACCCTCATGGAGTGTTCCAACTGTGCCCAGATAGCCCACCCCGCCTGCCTCAAG gtAACAGGGGAGGGTGTGGTGAACACAGATCTGCCCAGCTGCTGGGAGTGTCCCAAATGTGTTCTGGGAATCACCGACACTGAG TCTTCGGGTACCGATGATGATGACGACAGCGGGGCGTCCGTTGGCCTCGGCGCTGGCGCAAGCCCCCTCTCCCCCGccgccctctcctcctcccagggGCCTCTAGGGGTCTCCATGGAGCCAGGCTCTGCTCCTGGGTTGGGGGATGAGGGCTGGGGCAGGGCGTTACTGCTACACCCAGGGCTGGTTCCcaatcccccctcctcctcctggtccTCAGAGGCGCCCCTTCCCTCCCCTGGTCAGCTACTACCACAGCAGCGCGGCCTCAAGCGGGCGGGGAGATGGGCAAGCGGGCGCAGGAAGAGG GTGAAAGGGGACAAGAATAAAATGTTACACGCG aaACGCAAGTCTTCTTCGTACCTCGACGGCCGCATCGCCAAGATCTATCGTCGCCGAGACGACGACGATGACTCAGGCAGCGATGATGACGACGACgacgatgaggatgatgatgatgatgatgaaggctCCAGGGGCGGAGGAGGCGGCGCGGGAAGGAAGATGTCCGGACCACGCCCTCGCGGCAGTGGCTCCGCCTCTCGAAGAGGCTACGGGACTGGGAGGCGAGGCATTTGGAGAGGCTCCTCCCACAGAGGGGCAGGTCGTGGGAGCGGGCTGGCGCCTCACTCCTCCCTGAAGATGAGGCGTGGCAGAGGGGGGCTGGGGGTGGGgcgaggggacagggagggggggcGCAGGGAGAGAGGCGGGAGAGTGCGCCTCCGGGGAGGCACCAGGATGCAGAGACGCAGGGACGAGTCAGAggacgacgatgatgatgatgatgacgatgaagaTGACGACAGCGAGGAAGATCCGCAGCATCACCACCGGCAACGCCGCAGGCGGAGGAGAACGGACGACGAGGAAGACGACGAGGAAGACAGCTCTGCTCGGGACCTGGAGGGGGAGGATGAGGATGTGGACGATGAAGACGAGGATGAGGAAGATGACGAGAACCAGTCAGACTCCGAACCAGAGCCTCCCGTTCTCCTGGTGTCTGACCTTAACGACGACTTCCTAAACGGCTCGTACCTGACAGTGACCCTACAACGCCCCCCCAGGGCTAAACGCCACCCCGGCTCCATCGTGCCCAAGCTGGAGGCCGCCATGTCTCCCAGAACCCACGGCGGCGGTCCAGGTTACGTCCAGCATAAAACCCTCGGGAAGACGCGGCACAAAAACGGCACGGTCGCCGCCGGCAATGGCCTGGCACAGCCCGCCAAGAATCCAGTGGGCCGGCCGCCTCGTCACCGTATCAACAATCCCCACGGCGACACagcagacagggaaagagagagggacactgcctctccttcctcctccgaCTCCTCGgcctcccccacccctcctccccactcctcccACTCTCCTTCCTCGCTCCTGTCGCTTCCCTCCTTCAAGGATGTAGGAAACGAgaaaggaggggagaaggaggtgtgGGTGGCGGTGTTCCGTTACCTGAGCAGAGCCGAGCTGGCTAGCTGTATGACTGTCTGTAAAGCCTGGTACAAATG gagTTGTGACAAGCGTCTGTGGAGTGGTGTGGATGTATCgcgttgtccctctctctcctcccaggccCTGCAGGGCATCATCAAACGTCAGCCCACCTCCCTGGACCTCTCCTGGACCCCCGTGTCCAAGAAACAGATCACCCTGCTCATACACCGCCTGccag gtcTGAAGGAGTTGATGATAGCAGGTTGCTCCTGGTCGTCCATGTCAGCCCTGTCCACCCCCAGCCTGCCGTGCCTCCGTACCCTGGACCTGCGCTGGGCAGAGGGGGTCAAAGACACCCAGATCAGGGACCTGGTCACACCACCAG GTTGTGACAGTCGGTCTCGGCTGCGTGGCTGTGTGGTGCTGCGTCTAGCTGGCCTGGACATAAGTGACTACACCCTGAGGCTGATTCTCCGTCACATGCCCCTGCTAGAGAGGCTGGACCTGGCCCACTGCAGAGACCTCACTGACCAGTCCATCTGCCTGCTCACCGCCGccggcacacacacacgtaacacacTCACGGAGATCAACCTCGCAG gcTGTAACAAGCTGACGGACGGCTGTCTGGCGTACCTGAAGAGGGCGTCTGGTCTGGCGCTGCTGGACCTGCGGGGCTGCAAAGGTGTGACGCGGCAGGGCTGTGAGGGCTTCATCTCGGACCTCTCTCACTGCGTCCTGTTCTGTATGACGGAGGAGAAACTCATCCAGAGGATATCGTAA
- the LOC139566886 gene encoding lysine-specific demethylase 2A-like isoform X5, whose product MGSELLERSGTRRRYHDDGISDDEIEGKRTFDLEEKLRSERFTSDRVKRMEGKDLTFEYIQRGGLRDPIIFEKPDGLGIKMPDPDFSVNDVKIFVGSRRMIDVMDVSTQKGIEMSMAQWRRYYETPPSQRDKLYNVISLEFSHTKLENLVQRPTSVDIIDWVDNMWPRHLKERQRDSTNSITDMQYPKVQKYCLMSVQGCYTDFHIDFGGSSVWYHILRGGKVFWLIPPTPQNLELYEDWVLSGKQGDIFLGDKAQDCQRIELKQGYTFMIPSGWIHAVYTPVDTLVFGGNFLHSFNIPMQLNIYSIEDRTRVPAKFRYPFYYEMCWYVLERYLFSLTNTSYLTPDFQKHSLGIGLTRDPSTCESVNGHTQKEDEEEAPPTRGSKPGVKVHLTPFELEGLWNLLGKLESLPSQKNCVPAGIHNAPALLHDIRALLKEHANDIPKLSYTGKPIVKWPTRPSWYQPPPPPPPVARPKLSATVVTPRPQKPASSMSVLRRRRVRCKRCEACVRTECGDCNFCRDMKKFGGPGKLKQTCVLRQCLAPGLPLSVVCELCGEGNQEGGEGPVFALTLMECSNCAQIAHPACLKVTGEGVVNTDLPSCWECPKCVLGITDTESSGTDDDDDSGASVGLGAGASPLSPAALSSSQGPLGVSMEPGSAPGLGDEGWGRALLLHPGLVPNPPSSSWSSEAPLPSPGQLLPQQRGLKRAGRWASGRRKRVKGDKNKMLHAKRKSSSYLDGRIAKIYRRRDDDDDSGSDDDDDDDEDDDDDDEGSRGGGGGAGRKMSGPRPRGSGSASRRGYGTGRRGIWRGSSHRGAGRGSGLAPHSSLKMRRGRGGLGVGRGDREGGRRERGGRVRLRGGTRMQRRRDESEDDDDDDDDDEDDDSEEDPQHHHRQRRRRRRTDDEEDDEEDSSARDLEGEDEDVDDEDEDEEDDENQSDSEPEPPVLLVSDLNDDFLNGSYLTVTLQRPPRAKRHPGSIVPKLEAAMSPRTHGGGPGYVQHKTLGKTRHKNGTVAAGNGLAQPAKNPVGRPPRHRINNPHGDTADRERERDTASPSSSDSSASPTPPPHSSHSPSSLLSLPSFKDVGNEKGGEKEVWVAVFRYLSRAELASCMTVCKAWYKWSCDKRLWSGVDVSRCPSLSSQALQGIIKRQPTSLDLSWTPVSKKQITLLIHRLPGLKELMIAGCSWSSMSALSTPSLPCLRTLDLRWAEGVKDTQIRDLVTPPGCDSRSRLRGCVVLRLAGLDISDYTLRLILRHMPLLERLDLAHCRDLTDQSICLLTAAGTHTRNTLTEINLAGCNKLTDGCLAYLKRASGLALLDLRGCKGVTRQGCEGFISDLSHCVLFCMTEEKLIQRIS is encoded by the exons GCAGCAGGCGTATGATCGACGTGATGGATGTGAGCACTCAGAAGGGTATAGAGATGTCTATGGCCCAGTGGCGACGTTACTACGAGACGCCCCCCTCCCAGAGGGACAAACTCTACAACGTCATCAGCCTGGAGTTTAGCCACACCAAACTGGAGAACCTGGTCCAGAGGCCTACATCG GTGGACATCATCgactgggtggacaacatgtggCCTCGGCacctgaaggagagacagagagactccaCCAACTCCATCACAGACATGCAGTACCCCAAAGTGCAGAA GTACTGTCTAATGAGTGTGCAGGGCTGCTACACGGACTTCCACATTGACTTCGGAGGTTCCTCGGTCTGGTACCACATACTGCGGGGAGGCAAG GTGTTCTGGCTGATCCCGCCCACGCCTCAGAACCTGGAGCTGTATGAGGACTGGGTGTTGTCAGGGAAACAGGGAGACATCTTCCTGGGAGACAAGGCCCAGGACTGTCAGAGGATAGAGCTGAAGCAGGGCTATACCTTCATGATCCCTTCAG GTTGGATCCATGCGGTCTACACTCCAGTGGACACCCTGGTGTTTGGGGGGAACTTTCTCCACAGCTTCAATATCCCCATGCAACTCAACATCTACAGCATTGAGGACAGGACACGG GTACCAGCTAAGTTCCGTTACCCGTTCTACTATGAGATGTGTTGGTACGTGTTGGAGAGATACCTCTTCAGTCTGACCAACACCTCCTACCTCACGCCTGACTTCCAGAAACACTCCCTGGGCATCG gTCTTACCAGAGACCCCTCCACCTGTGAGTCGGTCAACGGCCACACCCagaaggaggatgaagaggaggctcCCCCGACGCGGGGCTCTAAGcccggggtgaaggttcacctgaCGCCCTTTGAGCTGGAGGGGCTGTGGAACCTGCTGGGGAAGCTGGAGTCACTGCCCTCACAGAAGAACTGTGTCCCGGCGGGCATACACAATGCTCCCGCGCTGCTGCACGACATCAGG GCCCTGCTGAAGGAGCATGCTAATGACATCCCCAAACTGTCCTACACTGGAAAGCCCATCGTCAAGTGGCCCACTAGG CCGTCGTGGTACcagcctcctccccctcctcccccggtGGCTCGTCCCAAGCTGTCTGCCACGGTGGTGACCCCGCGACCCCAGAAGCCCGCCTCCTCCATGTCCGTGCTGCGGCGGCGGCGTGTGCGGTGTAAGCGCTGCGAGGCGTGCGTCAGGACGGAGTGCGGGGACTGTAACTTCTGCAGGGACATGAAGAAGTTCGGCGGGCCGGGGAAACTCAAACAGACCTGCGTGCTCCGACAGTGTCTGGcg ccgGGTCTGCCCCTGTCAGTGGTGTGTGAGCTCTGTGGAGAGGGGaaccaggagggaggagaggggccaGTCTTCGCCCTCACCCTCATGGAGTGTTCCAACTGTGCCCAGATAGCCCACCCCGCCTGCCTCAAG gtAACAGGGGAGGGTGTGGTGAACACAGATCTGCCCAGCTGCTGGGAGTGTCCCAAATGTGTTCTGGGAATCACCGACACTGAG TCTTCGGGTACCGATGATGATGACGACAGCGGGGCGTCCGTTGGCCTCGGCGCTGGCGCAAGCCCCCTCTCCCCCGccgccctctcctcctcccagggGCCTCTAGGGGTCTCCATGGAGCCAGGCTCTGCTCCTGGGTTGGGGGATGAGGGCTGGGGCAGGGCGTTACTGCTACACCCAGGGCTGGTTCCcaatcccccctcctcctcctggtccTCAGAGGCGCCCCTTCCCTCCCCTGGTCAGCTACTACCACAGCAGCGCGGCCTCAAGCGGGCGGGGAGATGGGCAAGCGGGCGCAGGAAGAGG GTGAAAGGGGACAAGAATAAAATGTTACACGCG aaACGCAAGTCTTCTTCGTACCTCGACGGCCGCATCGCCAAGATCTATCGTCGCCGAGACGACGACGATGACTCAGGCAGCGATGATGACGACGACgacgatgaggatgatgatgatgatgatgaaggctCCAGGGGCGGAGGAGGCGGCGCGGGAAGGAAGATGTCCGGACCACGCCCTCGCGGCAGTGGCTCCGCCTCTCGAAGAGGCTACGGGACTGGGAGGCGAGGCATTTGGAGAGGCTCCTCCCACAGAGGGGCAGGTCGTGGGAGCGGGCTGGCGCCTCACTCCTCCCTGAAGATGAGGCGTGGCAGAGGGGGGCTGGGGGTGGGgcgaggggacagggagggggggcGCAGGGAGAGAGGCGGGAGAGTGCGCCTCCGGGGAGGCACCAGGATGCAGAGACGCAGGGACGAGTCAGAggacgacgatgatgatgatgatgacgatgaagaTGACGACAGCGAGGAAGATCCGCAGCATCACCACCGGCAACGCCGCAGGCGGAGGAGAACGGACGACGAGGAAGACGACGAGGAAGACAGCTCTGCTCGGGACCTGGAGGGGGAGGATGAGGATGTGGACGATGAAGACGAGGATGAGGAAGATGACGAGAACCAGTCAGACTCCGAACCAGAGCCTCCCGTTCTCCTGGTGTCTGACCTTAACGACGACTTCCTAAACGGCTCGTACCTGACAGTGACCCTACAACGCCCCCCCAGGGCTAAACGCCACCCCGGCTCCATCGTGCCCAAGCTGGAGGCCGCCATGTCTCCCAGAACCCACGGCGGCGGTCCAGGTTACGTCCAGCATAAAACCCTCGGGAAGACGCGGCACAAAAACGGCACGGTCGCCGCCGGCAATGGCCTGGCACAGCCCGCCAAGAATCCAGTGGGCCGGCCGCCTCGTCACCGTATCAACAATCCCCACGGCGACACagcagacagggaaagagagagggacactgcctctccttcctcctccgaCTCCTCGgcctcccccacccctcctccccactcctcccACTCTCCTTCCTCGCTCCTGTCGCTTCCCTCCTTCAAGGATGTAGGAAACGAgaaaggaggggagaaggaggtgtgGGTGGCGGTGTTCCGTTACCTGAGCAGAGCCGAGCTGGCTAGCTGTATGACTGTCTGTAAAGCCTGGTACAAATG gagTTGTGACAAGCGTCTGTGGAGTGGTGTGGATGTATCgcgttgtccctctctctcctcccaggccCTGCAGGGCATCATCAAACGTCAGCCCACCTCCCTGGACCTCTCCTGGACCCCCGTGTCCAAGAAACAGATCACCCTGCTCATACACCGCCTGccag gtcTGAAGGAGTTGATGATAGCAGGTTGCTCCTGGTCGTCCATGTCAGCCCTGTCCACCCCCAGCCTGCCGTGCCTCCGTACCCTGGACCTGCGCTGGGCAGAGGGGGTCAAAGACACCCAGATCAGGGACCTGGTCACACCACCAG GTTGTGACAGTCGGTCTCGGCTGCGTGGCTGTGTGGTGCTGCGTCTAGCTGGCCTGGACATAAGTGACTACACCCTGAGGCTGATTCTCCGTCACATGCCCCTGCTAGAGAGGCTGGACCTGGCCCACTGCAGAGACCTCACTGACCAGTCCATCTGCCTGCTCACCGCCGccggcacacacacacgtaacacacTCACGGAGATCAACCTCGCAG gcTGTAACAAGCTGACGGACGGCTGTCTGGCGTACCTGAAGAGGGCGTCTGGTCTGGCGCTGCTGGACCTGCGGGGCTGCAAAGGTGTGACGCGGCAGGGCTGTGAGGGCTTCATCTCGGACCTCTCTCACTGCGTCCTGTTCTGTATGACGGAGGAGAAACTCATCCAGAGGATATCGTAA